The Blattabacterium cuenoti sequence TGGTTTAGCTCTATCTGTTAATACTATTTCTGCTCGTATTCTTTCTCAAATAACTACAGGTCCAGTGATTAGTTTAGCAAGAAAAATGGGAATAGAATCCTTAATTCCTCAACATCCATCTATAGCTCTTGGATCTGCGGATTTAACTTTATATGAAATGACAGGAGCTTTTAATACATTTACTAATTATGGAATTTATGTCAAACCCAGTATTTTAGTAAAAATAGAAGATGAATATGGAAAATTAATTAAAGAACATATAGATCTTAGTAGGAGACAAGTATTTAGTGAAGAAGTAGCATATATTATGTTAAAATTAATGCAAGGAGTAGTACAATATGGAACCGCTAAAAGATTACATAAATATAATTTTTTTGTAGGAGATATAGCAGGAAAAACAGGTACAACTAACGAAAATTCGGATGGATGGTTTATAGGGATGACTCCTAATTTAACTACTGGGATTTGGGTTGGGTGGGAAGATAGATTCGCTCATTTTGAAAGCATAAAATTAGGACAAGGAGCAAACATGGCATTGCCTATATGGGCATATTATATGAGGAGTCTATACAAAGATTCCAGTTTAATCTATCATGAAAAATTATTATTCCACAAACCAGAAAATTATCATTGGGATAATTGTGAAGAAGATCACAATAGTGATAAAGAAAAAAACAAAAATATATTAAAGAATGTTATAGATTTCGATGAAAGTTTAAACACTGAAAATAGTATTAAAAATGATGGAAGTTTTAATTCCGAAAATGGAAGTAAAAATGATGATCAATAATCAATTGATATGATAAAAAGAATATTAATTTTAGATAAAGATCATCCTTACATCATATACAAATTAAGAAAAGAGGGATTTATTTGCGACGAAAATTATTTTGATCCTATAGAAGAAATTACAAAAATTATCTCCCTATATGATGGAATCATTTTAAGAAGTAGATTAAAAATAAATAAAAACTTGCTCAAAGAAGCAAAAAAATTAAAATTTATAGCTCGTATCGGATCTGGAGTAGAAAATATAGATAAAGATTATGCTTATAAAAAGAAGATCATCTTGATTTCTACTCCAGAAGGAAATAAAGATGCAGTGGCCGAACATGCCATAGCTATGCTTTTATCTATAATGAATCATCTTTTTATTTCTAACCAAGAAATCAGAAAAGGCAAATGGAATAGAGAACCTAATAGAGGAAGAGAAATTAAGGGAAAAACTATAGGAATTATTGGATATGGAAATACTGGAAAAGCTTTTGCTAAAAAACTTTCAGGATTCGAAGCTACAATATTATGTTATGACATTTTACCTAAAGTCGGAGATATTTATGCACAACAAGTAGACATGAAAACGATTTTTATGAAATCAGATATAATTAGTTTACACGTTCCTTACACACGAAAAACTAAAGGAATGATTAACGAAGATTTTATAAAAAATTTCAGTAAACCTTTTTATTTTATTAACACATCTCGTGGAGGATGTGTCCTTACTGATCATTTAGTACAAGCGTTAAAAAATGGAAAAATATATGGAGCATGCTTAGATGTGATAGAATACGAAAGATGTTCTTTTGAAAATTTTTTTCATCATCGAAAACTCCCAAAAAATTTTTTTGATCTTATTCATTCTAAAAAAGTTATTATGACACCGCATATAGCTGGATGGACCAAAGAATCAAAATATAAAATGGCTCAAATCATTGTAAAAAAAATTCTTTCTATAAATAAAAAAACTCTATGTTAAATATTAAAAAAACAATTATATAAAACTCTAATACTCCAAATTATAACTAAAAATCCTATAGAAAAACACATAATTTTTAAAGGAAGTTTTCCTGATATTTTTGCAGCTAAAGGAGCTGCAAAAAAACCACCGAAAACTAATCCAAAAACGATTTTCCAATAATGAATTCCTAATAAAGAAAAAAAAGTTAATGTACTAGAAAGAGTTACAAAAAATTCAGATAAACTTACCGATCCTATTACATATTTTGGGGTTCTTCCCTTAGATATTAACGTACTAGTAACAAATGGACCCCATCCACCGCCTACAAAAGAATCCAAAAAACCTCCAAATCCAGCTAACCATCCTATTCTCTTCGCCTTTATAGGTTTTTTACTCCATGCAGTTAACAATATTCTAATACCCAAAAAAAAAGTGTAAAAAGCTAACATAGGTTTTATATAAAAAGCATAACTATCTCCATATTTAGATAATAAAAAAGCTCCAAGAATAGAACCTATAACTCCTGGAACTAATAATATTTTGAACAGCTTTTTATTTACGTTTCCCATTTTATAATGACTTAATCCAGAAATTCCACTAGAAAATATTTCTGCGGTATGTATACTAGCGCTAATTGATGAAAGAGGAATACCTAAGGTCAGCAATATTGTGGTACAAGTAAGCCCATATCCCATCCCTATAGCCCCGTCAACAAGTTGAGCAAAAAATCCAGTAACCACCAGATATAAAAAACTGATATCAAGATGATAAATCAATTTTTGATAGAAAACTTTTATATCTATATGTGATAAAAATAAGCAACACATTGTTACTAATGGAACAATTAAAAAAAATTTTAAAAGATTCTTTTTAAATCTTTTTTTATGTTGTTCCGGATAAAATGGATTTTTTAACCATTTTATAGTTAATGTATTAAGAACTTCTACTTTGTAATCAAAATCTCCTTTTAATTTTTTTCGTATTTTATGCATATTTATCAATACTTCATCCAATTCATAAGGAATAACCTCTGTAAAAATCTCTTTTAAACGTTTAGCTATGGTGGGAGATTTCCCATTAGTAGATATGGCTATTTTCAAGTTCCCTTTTTGTACTATAGATCCAAGATAAAAATCACAAAGTTCCGGTACATCCGATACATTTACCAATTTATGCATTTTCTTTGCATCTTTCTTAATTCTTTTACTAAGCATGGGATCATTTACGGCGACAATGATCACATCCATATTTTTTAAATCAGATGATCCATATACTTTTTTAGTTAATCTTATAGAATTAAATATTTTAGCTAATTCATAAACTTTTTGATCAATATGATAAGCTATTAAATTTACTTCTGTATCAGGATTATTTCGTAATACAGTTTTTAATTTTTCCAAAGCTGTTTTTCCACCACCAATAATTAAAAGGGAAAGTCTTTCTAATTGTAAAAATATAGGAAAAAGTCTATTATTTTCTTTCTTTATCATTATGAGATATATTAAACAATCCATTGTTTTCTAAGAGAAAAATTTCCAAAATTTTCTCCTAAAAATCTTTCTTTTCGAAAAACACCAAAAATTAGATCAAGTTCCTTCAAAATAGAAGATTCATCCATATTTTTTTTATAAAGTTTATTCAAACGTGTCCCCTCCTTATTCGCTCCTAAATATAGATTATATAACCCATAAGAAACTCCTATCAAACCAATTTCCGCTAGATAAGGACGTGAGCATCCATTAGGACATCCAGTCATACGAATAATAATCTCTTCTTTTTCCAATTGATATTTTTTTAAAATATGCTCAATTTTGTCTATTAAATTAGGTAAATAACGTTGTCCTTCCGCCAAAGCTAAAGGACATGTATTAAAAGCTACACAGGCCATAGAGTTCTTTCTTATAGAGGATATATTTTTCATATAATTGATAATTCCATATTCCTCAAGAATAGATTGTATTTTTTCTTTATGATTGACCTGAATATCAGTTAATGTTATATTCTGATTACAAGTGAATAAAAAATTACATATTTGAAGTTCTGCTATTTTTAACAAAGCAGATTTTAAATGAACAGATTTTCTATCAAAAACTAATCCGTTTTCTATAAAAAAAGTATAATTCCATAATTTTTTATTGTTCTGAATCCAACAAAAATAATCCGTTCTTTCTGTAAAAACAAAAGGATGTTCTTTTTCTAAAGAGAAACTAATTCTTTTTTCCAGTTCTTTTTTAAACCAATCAATTCCATAATTATCTATAGTGTATTTTAAACGAGCCAATTTTCGATCCTTTCTATTTCCATAATCACGTTGAATTGTCAATATCTCGTATACTATTTTTAATGTTTTTTCTTCCGAATCTGAAAATCCAATTACCGTACCTAATCTAGAATAAGTTTTAGGATTACCATGTGTAGTAGATAAACCCCCTCCTACTGATATATTAAATCCTTTTAATTGATAATTAAAAGGATCTATAATAGCAATTAAACCTATGTCATTAGCAAAAACGTCTACATCATTATTAGGAGGAACAGCTATAGCTATCTTAAATTTTCTAGGTAAATAATTTTCTTTATAAAGAGGCTCTTTATTTTCTTTTTCCAGAATTTTTTCTTCATCTAACCAAATTTCATAATAAGCCCTTGTTTTTGGAAGTAACATTTTACTAATTTTAGAAGCATAATCATATATTTCTTCATAAGAATGTTTTCCCACATATGTACTGCATATTACATTTCTATTAACATCACCACAAGTAGCTATAGAATCCAATTTAGAAAGATTAAAAGATTGAATAGTAGGTTTTATTTTAGATTTAATCAATCCATGCAATTGAACAGTTTGTCTAGTCGTTATTTTAATTACTCCTGTTGAATTTTTTTCTGAAATCTGATGGATAGCTATCCATTGTTTTGAATTAATAAGACCTCCTGGAATTCGTAAACGAATCATAAAAGAATATAAACGATCTAATTTTTTCTTAGAACGTTCTTCTCTTATATCTCTATCATCTTGTTGATATAATCCATGAAATTTTACAACAATTTGATCTTTATCATAAAAACCACCAAACAGTTCCTCTTTCAAGCTGTCTACAATAGACCCACGAAGTCCTTTGCTTTCTTTTTTTATTTTTTCCTCTACCGTTGTCATTTTTTTTTTATAATCACGATCTTTTATCATCTTATTTTCAAATTTTTTTTTGGAAAAAATTAATATACATCTTTCAAATAGCGTCCAGCTTCTTTCATTTTTTTTATAAAAAACTCTGGAGAAGTACGGCCAATTTCTTTTATCACACGATATATCGTATTCTCAACATCTATACTCATAGGTGTTTTTTTTCCACAAATGTATACATACGCCCCATTCTCTATCCATGTAAAAAATTCCTGACGATTTTCCCATATTTTATTTTGTACATATATTTTTTCTTCTTGATCTCTAGAAAAAGCAAGACTAACACGATGAAGTACTCCATTTTTTTTCCAATTTTGAACTTCTGTTTGATATAAAAAATCAGAAGCAAAATGCTGATCTCCAAAAAAAAGCCAATTCTTTCCAGAAGCTCCTATTGCTTCTCTTTCATATAAAAATGAACGAAATGGAGCTATCCCTGTTCCAGGTCCAATAAGAATAATATCTTTGTCTGATTCTGGTAACTTAAATAAGTAATTTTTATGAATAAAAAAAGATAAAATATCACCTTCCT is a genomic window containing:
- a CDS encoding NAD(P)-dependent oxidoreductase, with the translated sequence MIKRILILDKDHPYIIYKLRKEGFICDENYFDPIEEITKIISLYDGIILRSRLKINKNLLKEAKKLKFIARIGSGVENIDKDYAYKKKIILISTPEGNKDAVAEHAIAMLLSIMNHLFISNQEIRKGKWNREPNRGREIKGKTIGIIGYGNTGKAFAKKLSGFEATILCYDILPKVGDIYAQQVDMKTIFMKSDIISLHVPYTRKTKGMINEDFIKNFSKPFYFINTSRGGCVLTDHLVQALKNGKIYGACLDVIEYERCSFENFFHHRKLPKNFFDLIHSKKVIMTPHIAGWTKESKYKMAQIIVKKILSINKKTLC
- a CDS encoding TSUP family transporter, yielding MDCLIYLIMIKKENNRLFPIFLQLERLSLLIIGGGKTALEKLKTVLRNNPDTEVNLIAYHIDQKVYELAKIFNSIRLTKKVYGSSDLKNMDVIIVAVNDPMLSKRIKKDAKKMHKLVNVSDVPELCDFYLGSIVQKGNLKIAISTNGKSPTIAKRLKEIFTEVIPYELDEVLINMHKIRKKLKGDFDYKVEVLNTLTIKWLKNPFYPEQHKKRFKKNLLKFFLIVPLVTMCCLFLSHIDIKVFYQKLIYHLDISFLYLVVTGFFAQLVDGAIGMGYGLTCTTILLTLGIPLSSISASIHTAEIFSSGISGLSHYKMGNVNKKLFKILLVPGVIGSILGAFLLSKYGDSYAFYIKPMLAFYTFFLGIRILLTAWSKKPIKAKRIGWLAGFGGFLDSFVGGGWGPFVTSTLISKGRTPKYVIGSVSLSEFFVTLSSTLTFFSLLGIHYWKIVFGLVFGGFFAAPLAAKISGKLPLKIMCFSIGFLVIIWSIRVLYNCFFNI
- a CDS encoding NADPH-dependent assimilatory sulfite reductase hemoprotein subunit; its protein translation is MIKDRDYKKKMTTVEEKIKKESKGLRGSIVDSLKEELFGGFYDKDQIVVKFHGLYQQDDRDIREERSKKKLDRLYSFMIRLRIPGGLINSKQWIAIHQISEKNSTGVIKITTRQTVQLHGLIKSKIKPTIQSFNLSKLDSIATCGDVNRNVICSTYVGKHSYEEIYDYASKISKMLLPKTRAYYEIWLDEEKILEKENKEPLYKENYLPRKFKIAIAVPPNNDVDVFANDIGLIAIIDPFNYQLKGFNISVGGGLSTTHGNPKTYSRLGTVIGFSDSEEKTLKIVYEILTIQRDYGNRKDRKLARLKYTIDNYGIDWFKKELEKRISFSLEKEHPFVFTERTDYFCWIQNNKKLWNYTFFIENGLVFDRKSVHLKSALLKIAELQICNFLFTCNQNITLTDIQVNHKEKIQSILEEYGIINYMKNISSIRKNSMACVAFNTCPLALAEGQRYLPNLIDKIEHILKKYQLEKEEIIIRMTGCPNGCSRPYLAEIGLIGVSYGLYNLYLGANKEGTRLNKLYKKNMDESSILKELDLIFGVFRKERFLGENFGNFSLRKQWIV